The stretch of DNA GGCGTTGATCGCCTCGGCGCCCGTGCCGAGCTGGAGCGTCAGCACGTCGCGCTGGAAGGAGAGCAGATCGAGCAGCACGCCGTCGATGGCGTCGCGCGCCATCCGCTTGCGGCGCCGCTCCTGCTCCTTCGTGAGGGAGGACAGGGCGCCCGCGTACCCGGCGGGACGGCGGCCCCGCTCCTCGACGCCCCACGACTCCTGGAGGTTCGACAGCTCGCGGGCGTCGAGCACGTCGCAGCGCTCCTTGGCCCGGGCGTTGGCCTCCTGGTCGATCCGCTGGGCGGCGCGGAAGCAGTCGCCGAGACCGCGCAGCCCGACCGGCAGCGACAGGATCTCGGCCCGCCTGCGACGTGCCTCGGGGTCGCGCGCGAGTCCACGCGCCCGGCCGATGTGTCCCTGCGCGGCGGCGGCCGCCCGCCGGGCGACCTCCAGCTCGATGCCGTCGCGCTCGTGCAGCAGCCGGGCGATCGCCGAGGCCGGAGGGGTGCGCAGGAGCACGGGACGACACCGCGAGCGGATCGTCATGATGACGTCCTCCACGGCGGGGGCGCACAGCAGCCACACGGTGCCCGGCGCCGGCTCCTCGATCGCCTTGAGCAGTGCGTTGGCGGCCTGGTCGGTGAGCCGATCGGCGTCCTCCACCAC from Aeromicrobium phoceense encodes:
- a CDS encoding DNA polymerase III subunit delta', producing the protein MTAPVWAELVGQDDVVATLGSAVAGQMTHAWLFTGPPGSGRSNAAMAFAAALQCENGGCGTCRSCVTAAAGSHPDIAVINTDGLSIGVDAARDAVRRAALHPSQGRYQILVVEDADRLTDQAANALLKAIEEPAPGTVWLLCAPAVEDVIMTIRSRCRPVLLRTPPASAIARLLHERDGIELEVARRAAAAAQGHIGRARGLARDPEARRRRAEILSLPVGLRGLGDCFRAAQRIDQEANARAKERCDVLDARELSNLQESWGVEERGRRPAGYAGALSSLTKEQERRRKRMARDAIDGVLLDLLSFQRDVLTLQLGTGAEAINADVADDIATMAARTTPEGTLASIDAIVACRDALQANAAPQLALEHMMSRFLG